TTAGGCGAAGGAAATATGGGTCCAGGACCCGGATCTGACTGGCCTGGCCGAGCCAGATCTGAGGAGGCGGCTTCCAGAAACCCTTTCGAACCTAAATCAAGCACAGAGAGAAAACAGCGCCTCATGATTACTGGGAAATCGGGGGGAAATCTGGcagaggtttaaaaaaaaacaagtgagACGGACTGACCCTCTTCTCGTCATATAGGATTTCTTTGAGCCAGCGGAGGTCCTGCTGTTTGAAAGGAACCAGGACCAGCAGGGTGTCCGGGTCATTGTGGATACCCGGATTATAGGAGGCGGATTCGGGGTAAAACAGACGCAGAGTGGTCTTGTTACCCACATCCTCCTCGAAGCCTCTCACTGGGGCGTCATTCAGCCTGACACACAAAGTGGGGGACAAAAGCAATTTATATTAATGTCAAAGGTCAAATCAGAGCTGGAAATGCATGTTGAACTCAAATCAAGTCGTAATAAGCATTGATAATATGAGTGCGTAGGATTTAATATCAATGCAGTGCACCACAATAATGCAATTTTCAGAGTTGGTGCTGGTCATGATTTGTGAATATTGACTGTACAATGTAGTTTGCACACAGTTTGTGCACTGTTGATGATGAATAGTGCTAAAGCTTGCCAGAAAACACTACTCATTAAGCCGATTTATGAGGTGACAGGCCTGTGAGGCCAAAACTGCATTTCCCGTTATTTCAAATGGCATCAAGAGAACGATAAAATGCATAATAGAGTCAATTACAGACCTTATTTACACTCTTTGCCCTTGATTTTGCTACACCAGTGCTAAAAAAGCTTCCTGACTTTGGCAGTATGTTAAAAAGAGAGAAGAAATATGAAATTGCCTAACACATCCATTTTTTTCCAGATAAAATGTATTCGTACATCACCTCATAATTACGACCTCCGAGCTCGTAAGTAGGAGGACTTGAAAGCCGCAATACATCTCACTGTAAACTGTGTGTGCGTTTCACTCTGTGAATGTGTTGCGGACCAGGTCAACCTAAAGTGTTCGGATTACAATAGTGGACATTTTTGAGGCAGAGCCAAACCTGTGATGTAACATTGTCATTGTTTGCAAAGCTACTTGGAAACAAATAATAGCAACACAATGGGAAATTAACTGCAAAAAAATCCACCATTGGGAAGGGAGGGgtgattttttaaaagaatttacAATTTCCTGCCACACCTTGTGACAACTTGAAAAGAGTtcttaatacaaaaataataaactttaataaaCATGCTTAAGTgcgaactgaatgtaatgttttcagacattgcatgttatttacaattCATTGAAATTATAGTTcgaatttatattaaatgcaattcgTTGAACTTAAGAGtgtttttgacccacttaagtagcACATCTTTATAtgcaatttcataattacttacattttctttgaaatatggttaaagtgtgcTGCTGAATGTACCGACAAGCATTTAAgatgtatttaatgtatttgttatttgttatgatgaaaatgcatttaaaatatattaactttaaatgtaacatCAAATatcacactacagttaaaattatataatcaagtactttacatgtgctttagtcaacacatcaaaataagtgttcttctttaaagcatgacaaaataaaataataaataataatgatttaaaatgttaatattaatctgccattattacaaagtgcacttaagtATGTTAAGAAATAAAGTAATGAAAGTGctctctttaagtacacttttatttcattaatattatattattatattaattaataatatatactattattatatattattatcagAAAGCACATTCAAATACAACTTGTTTTTCACAAGCGCCCCTTTAGCAACAAAAACATATTAGCATTTTAAGGGAAACAATTGTATTGCGATCAcgtttttatgaaataaatgcagcataagagacttctttcgaaAATCATCAGTTACAAAACAAAAGTGAATGTTATAGACACTACAAACACATCCTTATCAATTCATCCCCACATTGCATGTCATTTTTTATGGGAGTGAATCCATGCAGGAAAAACCGCCCTCTTTCTCATAAATGAGATTAGAGAGGAGCTGGTGTTCTGCTCACTAATGGAGACTTTGAAGCATCAGGATTTGTAACTCAACACCAAATGTCAACCGGCTGGACTCTCCTCCCCCGCCGTGATTAGCTTCTGAGAACACACGGTGAGGAGGGGGAGACCATGGAAAAATGCACTCAGCCAAACTCTGCCGTTTGTTAGAGGCTTACAAGAAATAAAATGGCATTAGTTCATTCCAAGGCTATAAATCGGCTTGAGAATCAAAGGTTGAGAAACAGTAGCCAAGCAGTGCTCTAATTGCAGGAGGTATTGCTAAGTGAGCCTATTTTATACCACTTAACAGATTTACAATAAAACAAGAATGCAAAACGCAAGCCAGAGTAACAGAAATGCTATCGTTCCCTCGaccaaaagaaaaatatattcagCGGATAGATGGAGATGGAAAACGAGATGGAGAGGAGAAATGAACTAAAAAGCTCACGCTAAAACTTTCTGGGAAATATAAAACAGAGACTTTTTCAAAGAAAGAGGACTAGTAAGTGGTAAATAAAAGCAGTGTAACAGAAATGCTGAAAGAGGTCAAACAAAGGTggaggtctttttttttttttacctgatcACCACGTCGTATTTGTTAATGATCTCCCCCAGTGAAGTGTTTTTTATGGAAAAGCCGTTTCCAATGACTGCACATGTCCTGCAATCTAAACTGCTGACACAAAAAAGGCACTTTCCATGAATACGGTACACAAAAGGGCctcaaaaaaatgatgtttatttttttcttttcaacaaATAGTCAGTGAAATGAGGCGCTTAACTTCAGAAAATGTTGCTCATCAAGATAAATATTATACAGGCAGTTTTATTTTCTATGCAATTTCTATGAAAATTAGGTATTtcagaaaaacaataataataatttattcagacaccttgaacatttcattcattaaccccctggagtctgaggctgatttggggcctggagaagttttgacatgccctgacatttgtgcttttttcagttgttcataaacatattaatgacaaaagtgtcattacactgtattcagcacaaactaggctaccataatatgtgaggaacatgtatgtacatgtttgtgtttttgaaggaataacatttatgcgtggttattgaaaaaacaaaaaacttaagtcactgaaataaggcccaaaaaataatattaaatctgtgttcacaagacttctgggtattggaggttgtagactagagtttttgcttcaaaatgatgtaaaaagtatcctgactactctttcatataaaacaatagagagatttaaattttctaaaacatctttggtcaagaaacagtatgcgtggaggcttgaatcatcatgaataatgggtcatttacacctgagaagacaaaagaatcgcataataatgacatgaaatgacttgcataataatgagctctttcagtcaggtaggctgtgaaaaaaccctctgtgatcatgtggtgtatatcaaacatacagaaaaacagcaatactatatttagcttaaaagcatgcacatttggagaaatattgatggattctcatatgtttgtcaattttctatacagaggagtaatatttattcaggatttattgtcattactatgagcgctggatactgtgttttcaattcatacttgcagccggagggcgctctgtacacctttagtccacaaatgcctgctaaagaagaacaggcaatccaggaactaaccgaactaacagaggccagagatcgctaactatggctattcaaaacacttttcaagcgtctgaatagcgctcgctccgtgggcgtggccacattagcggataatgagctgaatcacggacttctgacatggctctcttttaatacagattacataaacagagaatatttgttttcaatttgacttacacaatttaaaacctgacatttgaacgttttttagacataagtctcatttttgtgtcatcattattcactaagttacagttcattttctgagaactatcagattggagttcgttcagagggagacgagagatcacacatcatgttagttttctttattttgcaaaaagcacaacattttgtttttactctgagtgtacacaaataaaagaagatattcaacagattaaaatggtgtataactcttaattgtatgtgcaacattgacgaagtattttgagtctctttcacactggtaagaaaaaaaccgcggtggtatcgccggcgataccctcagacctcagagtgttaatacagtttattcactatagtttaaaaaaagtggtaataaaatatgacaagatctcagagttaaactgtgtcagaaaaaaaaaaaaaatcttaattatgacagataacacttaaacaaaacatggtcaggtcaaagtgtctgaataatttttggctccaaatttgtatcaattttactggtagtccactgtatgaagaatttttgggtataatatgtcacagtttactttattttgctatcctcacttacagaAATGAACTAttgtgtcctgcacccactagtgtAAAAAATAATCTCTGATATaaaatttttggtttgactgtatatatttatacagttGTGCTctaaagtttacataccccttgcagaatctgcaaaaatgttaattattttaacaaaataaaaaggatcatgaaaattgcatgttattttttatttagtactgtcctgaataaactATTTCACAAAACAGTTCTTTACATAAAgaccacaagaaaaaaaaaaaaaaaaaaaaaaaaaaaaaaagcagaatttataaaaatgaccccattcaaaagtttacatacccttgattttcaatactgtgtgtggttacctgatgatccacgactgtttttttgttttgtgatagtTTTTTTATGAGTCTCTTATTTGTCCTGAACAGTCAAACTGACCaacgttcttcagaaaaattctccaggtcctgcagattcttcagttttccagcatcttttgcatatttgaaccctttccagcagtgactgtatgattttgagatctgatgctccagaaggaaataCGATTCATTAAGAGCCGGAGGTGAAAactttccttctggagcatcagtgaatgtttgaacctttttaatagttgagtttgagtccctcagttgtcctcagtgtgaaaagatgaatctcaaaatcaatcagtcactgctggaaagggttcaaatatgcaaaagatgctggaaaactgaagaatctgcaggacctgaaggatttttctgaagaatgttgggcagtttaactgttcaggacaaacaagagactcatgaacaaccatcacaaaacataaaaacagtcgtggatcatccaggtaatcacacacagtattgagaatcaagggtatctaaatttttgaatgggtcatttttataaattcagctattttttgactatatgtaaacatctcttatgcaaaatatcttattcaggacagtactaagttaaaaattacacacatgttgcatgatccctcttattttgttaaaataattaacattttacagattctgtaaggggtatgtaaacttttgagcacaACTGTATATAATATTTGAGGTTTATTTTCTATGCAAATTTGCAATTTGCAATTTCTGGAACATGtctaaatacaatttaaaatcctGATTTATGTGATttccctagtgaaaaataaatatactaaattgtacttgaaatacatttatttcatgctaagtataatacaaatacatttacatattgttaatgtgctaaataaaaataccctgcaattgtaaTGTTGGTATATTAAAGTGGTATACTTaaaattttgtacttaatgcacTTTGTTTGTGCGGAAATAGTGCTGAACTCCAACTAAAGATGTACTgaagtatatttgattgtgctaaagtgaaactagtgcaagtatactttatgtacactttaaatatcttgtaTTTAAAGATGAACATTATTCAAAGTTCATATAAACCTTATCAATAAGTAATAGTAATACTCCAAATAAGGTTtaattataatgtttataaCAGTAAGTCTCAAGTGATATGTCAGTTAATATATTTGAACTatacttagtatgaaataaatgtcttaaatatattacttttttactaGGGTTGGTTTTCTAtcaataaacattaaacaaacaTCCAAATTAAACAGGGAAAATTAGCCATCACTATAGGAGCTACTGAGTTTTACTTCTCATTTTAAAATACCGTTCTTCCGTCTTTTCAGGGGTTATCATCATACGGAAACCAAGATAATTTTGAACATGAACAAGAACATTACTGTTGTTCATTTGGAATACGTGCTGTAATTCATGCCACACTACAGAGGAACAGAAGCAAATGAGCGAATCTTTATCAACAAAGTCATGGGAGCTTGAGTTCAGAGTTTAGACACTTGTGAAAGCTGCTCAGCCCTACATTACCTCTCAATGTTTGCTGGCATTGTGTATCTGGAAATCACTGCCAAGACCTTCAAAAGCAGGAGCTCTGCAGTGAGAAAGAAGAAAGTATTTGAACAAAGCCCACCGTTATGAATGCATCAACAAGAGTGGATTGCACGCAGAACGATGAGCACCACGTAAATCCTTCTCGTTTAGCAGTAAGAGCATGCTGAccacagaaaaaataaacaaactacCTTATATTAGGTTGACTGAAAGGTTTACGTGAGGGTATGTGAGGTTTCAGCAACAAGATTTACGTGATCCTGTACTACATAAGCATTAGCTTAATGACCTTGCACTAGATTTAACCATTATATTAAAGGAGAGATTATAACAGAAGCTGTACATACCGCTGCCTTTAATACCATAGGGCAGGGCTTCAGCTGACAGATGTTGCCTCCAGAAGAAATCCTCCAGCTTTAGAAAGAGCTCAGTCTTTCGGCTCATGCTGTTTTGGTAAAACAAAAGACAGACTCAAAAACAAACTACTTtgaatgttttgtttctcaGTTTTGGCATCATTTCAAGGCAGACCAACACTTTCCCCCACCTAATAAAGTATTCATTTAGTTTACTCGGTTACCAAGGACACAGCAACAGTGTCATTGACATAAGAAAATTCAAAGTCAATAAATTACACCCGCGGACACAATATCTTTATGGTGCATCATTTCCAATAGAGTGCTGAAGGGATGACATCAAAACCCAGAAGAATAATTCGCCAGTGTGGTTCCCTCAAGATTTTCCTATaggttttaataatgtttttttttttcagttcatgAGTAAAATAAGGGCAGCAACTTGAAAATACTTATCAAAAAAGAGAATTTTTAAgcttttatgtttgttttaaaaactaTTAACTAGATAAGAACgtttgggtgtgtgtgtgtgtcatttacGTAGAGCGAAACATCCAAGTATCGTCAAGTTATGAAGTTTATCACAGACCttatttaaatcataaaataaaaccaATAGGAAACCACTGGTGAATTAGTCTTCTGTCCtccctgcagcactctattgGCCTGTCATAttatgcaaaataaatatttaactagataaaaaaagtttgaagacaaactttaagttggcttgaaaaagccggtccagaaagtttgaagtagttttaaaagtttgaagtttgaaagtttaagttttattagATAGATTTAGTTCAATAGATAGACTTAGtttgattgatagatagatagatgagtttgaatgagttagatagatagatagatagatagatagatagatagatagatagatagatagatagatagatagatagatagatagatagatagatagatagatagatagatagatagatagatagatagagtcagGGTACTtaaggcggttgctagggtactcagggtggttacaagggtgttgctatacagttgctaaggtactcggggtggttgctaaggtgttgctctctacgatgttctgatgcagagatatagattttgcaaaacggttgctagggagtggcttggcagctaccagtgatgatactccaaaggttgcttgacaatataaaccaacctcCATGTCTGTACGACCTTCTGATTTgaacatagatagatagatagatagatagatagatagatgagaagtgatagatagatgagtttgaatgaatgagatagatagatagatagatagatagatagatagatagatagatagatagatagatagatagatagatagatagatagatagatagatgagaagtgatagatagatgagtttgaatgaatgagatagatagatagatagatagatagatagatagatagatagatagatagatagatagatagatagatagatagatagatagatagatagatgagtttgaatgagttagatagatagatagatagatagatagatagatgagtttgaatgagttagacagatagatagatagatagatagatagatagatagatgagtttgaatgagttagacagatagatagatagatagatgagtttgaatgagttagacagatagatagatagatagatagatagatagatagatagatagatgagtttgaatgagttagatagatagatcgatagatagatagatagatagatagatgagtttgaatgagttagatagatagatagatagatagatagatagatagatagatagatagatagatagatagatagatagatgagtttgaatgagttagacagatagatagatagatagatagatagatagatagatagatagatagatagatagatagatagatagatagatagaggagtttgaatgagttagacagatagatagatagatagatagatagatagatagatagatgagtttgaatgagttagatagatagatagatagatagatagatgagttagatagatagatgagtttgaatgagttagacagatagatagatagatagatagatagatgagtttgaatgagttagacagatagatagatagatagatagatagatagatagatagatagatagatgagtttgaatgagttagacagacagatagatagatagatagatagatagatagatgagtttgaatgagttagacagatagatagatagatagatagatagatagatagatagatagatatatagatgagtttgaatgagttagacagatagatagatacatagaggagtttgaatgagttagacagatagatagatagatagatagatagatagatagatagatagatagatagatagatagatagatagatagatagatagatagatagatagatagatagatagatagagtttgaatgagttagatagatagatagatagatagacagatagatagatagatagatagatagatagatagatagatagatagatagatgagtttgaatgagttagacagacagatagatagatagatagatagatagatgagtttgaatgagttagacagatagatagatagatagatagatagatagatagatagatagatagatatatagatgagtttgaatgagttagacagatagatagatacatagaggagtttgaatgagttagacagatagatagatagatagatagatagatagatagatagatagatagatagatagatagatagatagatagatagatagatagatagatagatagatagatagatagatagatagatgagaagtgatagatagatgagtttgaatgaatgagatagatagatagatagatagatagatagatagatagatagatagatagatagatagatagatagatagatagatagatagatgagtttgaatgagttagatagatagatagatagatagatagatagatagatgagtttgaatgagttagacagatagatagatagatagatagatagatagatgagtttgaatgagttagacagatagatagatagatagatgagtttgaatgagttagacagatagatagatagatagatagatagatagatagatagatagatagatagatagatgagtttgaatgagttagatagatagatcgatagatagatagatagatagatagatgagtttgaatgagttagatagatagatagatagatagatagatagatagatagatagatagatgagtttgaatgagttagacagatagatagatagatagatagatagatagatagatagatagatagatagatagatagatagatagatagaggagtttgaatgagttagacagatagatagatagatagatagatagatagatagatagatagatagatgagtttgaatgagttagatagatagatagatagatagatagatagatgagttagatagatagatgagtttgaatgagttagacagatagatagatagatagatagatagatagatagatagatagatagatgagtttgaatgagttagacagatagatagatagatagatagatagatagatagatagatgagtttgaatgagttagacagacagatagatagatagatagatagatagatgagtttgaatgagttagacagatagatagatagatagatagatagatagatagatagatagatagatagatagatagatagatagatagatagatagatagatagatagatatatagatgagtttgaatgagttagacagatagatagatacatagaggagtttgaatgagttagacagatagatagatagatagatagatagatagatagatagagtttgaatgagttagatagatagatagatagatagatagatagatagatagatagatgagtttgaatgagttagacagatagatagatagatagatagatagatagatagatagatagatagatagatagatagatagatagatagatgagtttgaatgagttagacagatagatagatagatagatagatagatagatagatggatagatagatagatagatagatagatagatagatagatagatagatagatagatagatagatagatagatgagttagatagatagatgagttagatagatagatgagtttgaatgagttagacagatagatagatagatagatagatgagtttgaatgagttagacagacagatagatagatagatagatagatagatagatagatgagtttgaatgagttagacagatagatagatagatagatagatagatagatagatagatagatagatagatagatagatgagtttgaatgagttagacagatagatagatagatagatagatagatagatagatagatagatagatagatagatagatagatagatgagtttgaatgagttagacagatagatagatagatagatagatagatagatagatagatagatagatagatagatgagttagatagatagatgagttagatagatagatgagtttgaatgagttagacagatagatagatagatagatagatgagtttgaatgagttagacagacagatagatagatagatagatagatagatagatagatagatagatagatagatgagtttgaatgagttagacagatagatagatagatagatagatagatagatagatagatagatagatagatagatagatagatagatagatagatagatagatagatgagtttgaatgagttagacagatagatagatacataggagtttgaatgagttagatagatagatagatagatagatagatagatagatagatagatagatagagtttgaatgagttagacagatagatagatacataggagtttgaatgagttagatagatagatagatagatagatagatagatagatagatagatagatgagtttgaatgagttagacagatagatagatacataggagtttgaatgagttagatagatagatagatagatagatagatagatagatagatagatagatagatagatagatagatagatagatagatagatagatgagtttgaatgagttagacagatagatagatagatagatagatagatagatagatagatagatgagtttgaatgagttagacagatagatagatagatagatagatagatagatagatagatag
The Megalobrama amblycephala isolate DHTTF-2021 linkage group LG19, ASM1881202v1, whole genome shotgun sequence DNA segment above includes these coding regions:
- the st3gal4 gene encoding CMP-N-acetylneuraminate-beta-galactosamide-alpha-2,3-sialyltransferase 4 isoform X1 encodes the protein MTLKAAKTWFFRLLPVVLFFICYYCSQFYFESYGGSGKSPEPTVSLCHNYRLQRKWDSLKFNMSRKTELFLKLEDFFWRQHLSAEALPYGIKGSELLLLKVLAVISRYTMPANIESSLDCRTCAVIGNGFSIKNTSLGEIINKYDVVIRLNDAPVRGFEEDVGNKTTLRLFYPESASYNPGIHNDPDTLLVLVPFKQQDLRWLKEILYDEKRVRKGFWKPPPQIWLGQASQIRVLDPYFLRLTASKLLQIPLQPRRQQKPIHPTTGILAVFVALNYCDVVHLAGFGYPEFQNQKLPIHYYGQETMKSMKNSYHDLNQEAQVLKRLEDQGAILYLHPHS
- the st3gal4 gene encoding CMP-N-acetylneuraminate-beta-galactosamide-alpha-2,3-sialyltransferase 4 isoform X2; amino-acid sequence: MTLKAAKTWFFRLLPVVLFFICYYCSQFYFESYGGSGKSPEPTVSLCHNYRLQRKWDSLKFNMSRKTELFLKLEDFFWRQHLSAEALPYGIKGSELLLLKVLAVISRYTMPANIESLDCRTCAVIGNGFSIKNTSLGEIINKYDVVIRLNDAPVRGFEEDVGNKTTLRLFYPESASYNPGIHNDPDTLLVLVPFKQQDLRWLKEILYDEKRVRKGFWKPPPQIWLGQASQIRVLDPYFLRLTASKLLQIPLQPRRQQKPIHPTTGILAVFVALNYCDVVHLAGFGYPEFQNQKLPIHYYGQETMKSMKNSYHDLNQEAQVLKRLEDQGAILYLHPHS